The sequence below is a genomic window from Silvanigrella paludirubra.
ATTCCAAAAAGATATGTTCCAGATATGTTTGCTTTAAATGTAATTACATCTTCAATCGGACAAATTGAAGACATCCCCATTTTAGATTTAGAAGATTCAAGAATTATAGGAAAATCAATTATAATAAAAGATATTTTAGATAAATCTCTTGCCTTAATTATATTAATTTTAATTTCTCCTTTAATGATTGGTATTGCAATTGCAATTAAAGTTACCAGTAAGGGCCCTATTATTTTTAAACAAAAAAGATATGGTATTTATGGAAATGTATTTAATGTTTATAAATTTCGATCTATGAAAATGCATACTGAAAAAAATATTATACAACAAGCTCAAAAAAATGATCCAAGATTAACTATTATTGGAGGGTTTTTAAGAAGAACAAGTTTAGATGAACTTCCGCAATTTATTAATGTACTTCAAGGAAAAATGTCTATAGTTGGGCCAAGACCTCATGCAGTAAGTCATAATGAGTATTACAAAGATTTAGTTACTTTATATATGCAAAGGCATCTCATTAAACCAGGTATCACAGGACTTGCACAGGTAAATGGTTCTCGTGGTGAAACAGATACTGTGGAAAAAATGCAAAAAAGAGTTGATTTTGACATGGATTACATTAAAAACTGGAGTGTTTTTTTGGATTTAAAAATTATATTTCTTACAATATTCAAGGGATTTTTCAATAAAAACGCATATTAATTATATAATAATATTTATTAAAAATTAAAAAAGAGAATTTAAATGAATAAAATAAATTCAGTTTTATTAGTTTGTATTGGTAATATTTGCAGAAGTCCTTATGCTGAAACAAAGCTTAAAGAGATGATTAAGAACTCTAATTTAGAGAATTTTAATATTTCTTCTGCAGGCATAAATGCAATGATTGGTGAATCTGCGACTTTAAATTCAATTAAGGTAGCTAAAGAAAATAACTTAGACCTTTCAGCTCATATTGCAAAGCAATTAACTATATATCATGTAAAGCAATATGAATTAATTCTTGTTATGGAAGAAGAGCAAAAAAAATGGATAGAGAAAAAGTTTCCATTTTCATTTGGTAAAGTTCACTTAATTGGGAAATGGAATAATGAAATTATTTATGATCCATATCAAAAACCCTATCCTGCATTTGTAGAAATGGCTAAAAAAATAGATTTATGTTTACTTGATTGGTTAGAAAAATTTAAATAATATTTAAGGAATAATTTTTTATGGAGTTTTTGAGAAATTTTAGAGTGTCGGTTATTTTAAAGCTAAATTTAGTTTTAACAAGTGGATGCGTTTTTGCTCCAGGAATGCATGTAGAAGATCCTATTGAACAAGTTTCTAAAAATGGGGATATCGTCACCCCAAAAATTCAGCAAATTAATGCTAGATTTATTAAAGATAAATTAACTAAAGATAATGAACAAAAAATAATTTTAAAAAATAATTACTTAGCTCCTAATGGATTTACTCAAGACTCTAATGGATATACATATAGAATTGGCTCTCAAGATGTTATTAGTATTGTTGTTTGGGATCATCCTAATTTAACCAATCCAACTCTAAATGATGGTGTCAGTTCTTCAAAATCAATGCCTTCAAATATTTCATCGTCTCTAGGAATTTCAGTAGATCAAAATGGAAATATTTTTTATCCTTATATAGGAGAAATAAAAGTAGCAGGATTATCTATTCCTGAGTTAAGAGTTTTAATTACTAAAAAACTATCCATCTTCTTAAAAAATCCACAAATTAATGTTACAGTAAACGAATTTAACAGTCAAAAAGTAGCTGTGGTAGGTGCTGTTACAACACCAAGAGTGATCCCAATAACAAATACTCCTTTAACCATTTTAAATGCAATTACTTTAACAGGAGGACCAATTCGTTGTGGAGTTAATCAAAATAATAATGTCGTTGAAACAGAATGTTCGGATTTAACTGCTGTAACAATTAAAAGAGGAAATGTAAGTGTTTTAGTGGATTTAACAACTTTAGAATCACCCAAAGGCACATCTGAAAATTGGATTTTAAAAGACGGTGATGTTGTAACAGTTCCAAGTAATATTAAAACACAGGTGTTTGTTCTTGGAGCAGTTAATGCACCAGGAGCTTATAATATAAATAATGGAAAACTTGCATTGTTAGATGTTATTGGAAACTCAAAAGGTTTTTCTAATCAATCATCCCCTGAATATACATATATTATTCGTAATTTTTATAATGAACCTGAAATTTATGCTATAAATCTTCGATCGCCAGACTCGCTTTTGTTAGCTGGGCAGTTTTATTTGAAACCAAAAGATATTGTATATGCTTCAAAATCTAAACTTGTTCAATTTAATGAAGTCATGAGTCTTGTAACACCATCAATGAATACAATTAATCAAGGTGTTAGTACTGCTGTCGGAATTAAAACATTAAGCAATTAAAATTAGGGTTTAATATGAAAAATGATGAAATTATCTCTCGAAATCCAAAATATAAAATGGAACTACAATATACCGACATAAAGAAATTAATAATATTTGTTACAGAAAAGAAATGGAAGATTATTATTATATCTTTGCTTTTTGGTTTTTCTGTTTTAATTTTTAGTTTTTTTAAACTACCTACATTCAAAACATCTTTATTATTAGATTTAAATTCAAGTAAGGGTTCTGCTACACTGTCGAATTTAGTAAGTAAAATCAATCCAATTTTACCGCAAGAAGACTCTGCTTATGAAGAAGAGTCAGCTATTATTAGATCATATGCTGTTCTTGCTCCAGTCATAAAAGAGCTAAAGTTAGATATTAGAGCAGATGTTAAGCTTTTTCCTATAATTGGAAAATTATTTTATTTTAATTATAAAGATGAAGGATTAACTAATGATGGGTTAGCAGCACCTGTCATGAATTTAGATCAATTTGCTTGGGGTGGAGAAATTATAAATATCAATTATTTTCAAGTTCCTGATAGCATGAAGGGTGATAATTTTACTATTGTTTACTTAGGTGAAAATAAATTTAATTTATTTGATAATAATGGGAATAAATTAATATCTGGTAAAATGAACGAAAAATTAATTCATAAGGTTTATAAAGAAGAAATTTCAATTAATATTAAACAAATTAAGGCAAGACCAGGAATTAAATTTAATATAAAACAATTATCAATGGATAATGCAATTGAAGATTTGTTAAAAAATTTAAATATTTCAAGTTCTGGAAAAAAATCAGATTTAATTTCTTTATCATATCAAGGAACAAATCCTCTAAATACAGCGAAAATACTAAATGCAATTGCTGAATCAGCCGTTATTCAGGATATTTATCAAAAGCAGGAGCAAGCAAAAAGAACTCTTGATTTTTTAAGAAAGCATGAGCCAAAAGTTCGAATGGATTTATCTAATGCAGAAACGTTACTTCACGAGTATAGGGCAAAAACGGGTAACGTTGCTCTTGATCAAGAAACTAAGATTACAATGGATACAATTGCTCTTTTACAGGGTCAGATTTCGCAATTATTAATACAAAAAGGGCAAGTAGAACAAAAATATACAGACCAAAGTTTACAAATTAAAGATGTGAATACAACTTTAGATAAATTGAAGCAAGAAAAAGATAAATATGAAAAAAAATTGAAATCTCTTCCAAATGCAGATCAAATTGCATTGAATTTAATGAGAGATGTTGATATTCAAAATCAAATTTATGTAAATCTTGTTGAAAAAATTCAACAGTTTGAGCTTTTAAAAGCAGGTACAGTTGGTGATTTATCTATTATAAGTTATGCTTTTAAACCATTAAAGCCATCAGAAGTTTCAAAAGTACTATTATTTTTTATTTCAGTTGTATTAGCTGGAATATCTTCTATAGCAGTTATTTTAATTCGAAAATTCTTTTTTTCGGGTATTCAAGACCCACATTTAATCGAAGAAAAATTCAATATAACATGTCTTGCTTCTTTAAATACAAGTATTTTACAGAAACAACAAATTTTTAATTTAAGTAAAAATAAAATTAAAAATCTTAAGTTCTTAACTGAGATGGATTCATTTGATTTAACTCTTGAAAGTTTAAGAAGTTTAAGAACAAATTTAGGATATCAAAACCAATTTTCAAATAATAAAGTAGTTGTTTTTTTAAGCCCTAAACCTAATGCAGGGAAAACTTTTATTTCAGCAAATTTTGCAAATGTATTAGCAGAAGCTGGGAAAAAAGTTTTATTAATAGATGGAGATTTAAGAAGAGGAACTTTACTAAACTATTTTGACTCTAAAAGTTCTCCGAGAGGGTTATCTGATTTATTAATTCATAATTTAAATATTAATGATTTAATTTTGAAAACTAGAATTAAAAATTTAGATTTTTTGCCTCGAGGTAATTATTTTGATAAAATTACATCTCTTATTGAATCTTCAAATATAGAACAAGTAATGAAAGAAATTTCCCCTTCTTATGATTATATTGTTATAGATACACCACCAATATTATCCATTTCTGATGCTTTTCATTTTTGCAAATATAAAGCGTTTTCAATTATTATTTTTGGA
It includes:
- a CDS encoding polysaccharide biosynthesis tyrosine autokinase, which codes for MKNDEIISRNPKYKMELQYTDIKKLIIFVTEKKWKIIIISLLFGFSVLIFSFFKLPTFKTSLLLDLNSSKGSATLSNLVSKINPILPQEDSAYEEESAIIRSYAVLAPVIKELKLDIRADVKLFPIIGKLFYFNYKDEGLTNDGLAAPVMNLDQFAWGGEIININYFQVPDSMKGDNFTIVYLGENKFNLFDNNGNKLISGKMNEKLIHKVYKEEISINIKQIKARPGIKFNIKQLSMDNAIEDLLKNLNISSSGKKSDLISLSYQGTNPLNTAKILNAIAESAVIQDIYQKQEQAKRTLDFLRKHEPKVRMDLSNAETLLHEYRAKTGNVALDQETKITMDTIALLQGQISQLLIQKGQVEQKYTDQSLQIKDVNTTLDKLKQEKDKYEKKLKSLPNADQIALNLMRDVDIQNQIYVNLVEKIQQFELLKAGTVGDLSIISYAFKPLKPSEVSKVLLFFISVVLAGISSIAVILIRKFFFSGIQDPHLIEEKFNITCLASLNTSILQKQQIFNLSKNKIKNLKFLTEMDSFDLTLESLRSLRTNLGYQNQFSNNKVVVFLSPKPNAGKTFISANFANVLAEAGKKVLLIDGDLRRGTLLNYFDSKSSPRGLSDLLIHNLNINDLILKTRIKNLDFLPRGNYFDKITSLIESSNIEQVMKEISPSYDYIVIDTPPILSISDAFHFCKYKAFSIIIFGNESHDEKEILVSLKKFNMSCEELNGFIFNNVSERLSDCSNRYSYKYLSND
- a CDS encoding low molecular weight protein-tyrosine-phosphatase → MNKINSVLLVCIGNICRSPYAETKLKEMIKNSNLENFNISSAGINAMIGESATLNSIKVAKENNLDLSAHIAKQLTIYHVKQYELILVMEEEQKKWIEKKFPFSFGKVHLIGKWNNEIIYDPYQKPYPAFVEMAKKIDLCLLDWLEKFK
- a CDS encoding polysaccharide biosynthesis/export family protein, which translates into the protein MEFLRNFRVSVILKLNLVLTSGCVFAPGMHVEDPIEQVSKNGDIVTPKIQQINARFIKDKLTKDNEQKIILKNNYLAPNGFTQDSNGYTYRIGSQDVISIVVWDHPNLTNPTLNDGVSSSKSMPSNISSSLGISVDQNGNIFYPYIGEIKVAGLSIPELRVLITKKLSIFLKNPQINVTVNEFNSQKVAVVGAVTTPRVIPITNTPLTILNAITLTGGPIRCGVNQNNNVVETECSDLTAVTIKRGNVSVLVDLTTLESPKGTSENWILKDGDVVTVPSNIKTQVFVLGAVNAPGAYNINNGKLALLDVIGNSKGFSNQSSPEYTYIIRNFYNEPEIYAINLRSPDSLLLAGQFYLKPKDIVYASKSKLVQFNEVMSLVTPSMNTINQGVSTAVGIKTLSN